One genomic window of Methanocalculus alkaliphilus includes the following:
- a CDS encoding ABC transporter substrate-binding protein gives MRNKLLLSGSIILIALLLSTGCVGSTDGDQSQQSSGAEYRTVVDSRGVAVQVPVNIERVVTVSDGMIEGTMTYIDKQDLIVGLGSSCLQRNFNYEFPTIHGETYWYRDGMNPVTYLNRWIMDLPLVAQSGSALNYESLVSLDPDVVIMRIGSCTVRHIGDESVIKTISTIESLGIPLVVIYGPPAFDDPDLSKMSDEIRIIGQVFGEEMKAMEIADYLEEQVSFIYERTKDIPMEERPTVLVLGLSSRARDAGGSGQVFGLDTIESYFIEEIAHARNAYAEPGYFRTVSAEQLLSINPDVIILCTANGYHPPEELYSAPYYQNLQELDAVKNRNVVAWPWTPCNCAKRLEYPIDVMVIAKAAYPELFADIELSEWLLDFYKNVYGVDHQTAIGLRSTQWMDWTVEECPGCG, from the coding sequence ATGAGAAATAAATTATTACTATCAGGATCGATCATTCTGATCGCCCTCCTCCTCTCCACAGGATGTGTCGGATCAACCGATGGCGACCAGTCACAGCAATCTTCGGGTGCAGAGTATCGTACTGTTGTCGATTCCCGTGGCGTTGCGGTACAGGTCCCGGTGAATATCGAGCGTGTCGTTACTGTTTCTGATGGCATGATCGAGGGGACAATGACCTATATCGATAAGCAGGATCTGATCGTCGGGCTTGGATCATCCTGTCTTCAACGGAACTTCAACTATGAATTTCCGACGATCCATGGGGAGACATACTGGTATCGGGATGGTATGAATCCTGTTACATACCTCAACCGCTGGATCATGGATCTCCCGCTCGTTGCCCAGTCGGGATCTGCACTCAACTATGAGTCTCTTGTCTCGCTTGACCCTGATGTTGTGATCATGCGGATCGGTTCCTGCACAGTCAGGCATATTGGTGACGAATCGGTGATAAAGACGATCAGCACGATAGAGTCCCTTGGTATTCCTCTTGTCGTCATCTATGGACCGCCTGCATTTGATGATCCCGATCTCTCAAAGATGTCCGATGAAATAAGAATCATCGGGCAGGTCTTTGGAGAAGAGATGAAGGCTATGGAGATTGCTGATTACCTTGAGGAACAGGTCAGCTTCATTTATGAAAGGACGAAGGATATTCCAATGGAAGAACGGCCGACCGTCCTTGTTCTTGGACTGTCGTCACGGGCACGGGATGCCGGGGGCTCCGGGCAGGTCTTTGGGCTTGACACCATCGAGTCCTACTTCATCGAGGAGATCGCTCATGCAAGGAACGCTTATGCCGAACCAGGATACTTCAGGACGGTCTCTGCAGAGCAGCTTCTGAGTATCAACCCCGATGTAATTATCCTCTGTACAGCCAACGGCTACCACCCGCCGGAAGAGCTGTACTCCGCTCCGTATTACCAAAACCTGCAGGAACTTGATGCAGTGAAGAACAGAAATGTCGTCGCATGGCCGTGGACACCCTGCAACTGTGCAAAACGCCTGGAGTATCCGATTGATGTGATGGTTATCGCAAAAGCGGCATATCCGGAGTTATTTGCGGACATCGAACTCTCAGAATGGCTTCTTGATTTCTACAAGAATGTCTATGGGGTGGATCATCAAACGGCGATTGGACTTCGCTCTACCCAGTGGATGGACTGGACTGTTGAGGAGTGCCCTGGCTGCGGGTGA
- a CDS encoding cytochrome c biogenesis CcdA family protein, whose translation MRPLIEELEQVYPCIDVNYREIAHSRTNRDYFFAISESYQIENPLIPLFVIGGAVMVGEEQTNSGLRRLLEAAETEPVTKGDTDRRGLVLQVINSFHDGTAVCRGDDLPSPAPEAIFPGGKPSHATQVTVAAVLIGAAVDSINPCAFAVLFVLLAYLSSLNDRRRMLQVGLVYIGTVFMVYLLAGLALLGFVHSLDISSPFFSLAAIIVILAGLIQIVEVLRQNHAFSLSIPEQFKERIGSYIRRATIPSALLLGALVSIVELPCTGGIYLAILALLADRMTMMEGLPYLILYNLIFVLPLLIVLAIVYRGSAPGQMDTWRQKYNRPVRLGMGVCMIVIGMMMLAGIV comes from the coding sequence GTGCGACCACTAATTGAAGAGCTTGAACAGGTATATCCCTGTATTGACGTGAATTATCGTGAGATCGCCCATAGCAGGACGAACCGTGATTATTTCTTTGCCATCTCTGAAAGCTACCAGATAGAAAATCCGCTGATACCTCTCTTTGTGATCGGGGGAGCGGTGATGGTCGGAGAAGAACAGACGAACTCAGGTCTCCGGAGACTTCTGGAAGCAGCAGAGACTGAACCGGTGACCAAAGGGGATACCGACAGAAGAGGTCTTGTACTCCAGGTTATCAATTCGTTTCACGACGGGACGGCTGTGTGCAGGGGGGATGACCTGCCATCCCCCGCCCCTGAGGCCATTTTCCCTGGTGGCAAACCTTCTCACGCCACACAGGTGACAGTGGCGGCTGTTCTCATCGGAGCAGCAGTTGACAGTATCAATCCCTGTGCATTTGCGGTCCTCTTCGTCCTTCTTGCATATCTCTCCAGTCTCAATGACAGAAGACGGATGCTTCAGGTTGGATTGGTCTACATCGGGACGGTATTTATGGTTTATCTTCTTGCAGGGCTTGCTCTCCTTGGCTTTGTCCATTCCCTTGACATATCGAGTCCTTTTTTCTCGCTTGCCGCAATCATCGTCATACTCGCAGGTCTGATCCAGATTGTCGAGGTTCTCAGGCAGAACCATGCCTTCTCACTTTCGATCCCCGAACAGTTCAAAGAGAGAATCGGAAGCTATATCAGGCGTGCCACGATCCCCTCTGCACTTCTTCTCGGTGCGCTTGTCAGCATCGTTGAACTGCCCTGCACCGGAGGGATATATCTGGCCATACTTGCTCTTCTTGCCGACCGGATGACCATGATGGAAGGGCTGCCATATCTCATTCTGTACAACCTCATCTTCGTGCTCCCCCTTCTGATCGTCCTTGCCATTGTATACCGGGGGTCAGCACCTGGGCAGATGGATACATGGAGACAAAAGTACAATCGCCCTGTCCGGCTCGGCATGGGAGTATGTATGATCGTGATCGGGATGATGATGCTTGCCGGTATTGTGTAG
- a CDS encoding AIPR family protein codes for MNINASIIDQRLSAVSASIAQRAQDELSITDPTRLKSLAFVHLSVQTLLDISPDEAFDCLTEGTQDFGVDAMQISEEFDGEFVVTLFQGKYKHKNLDGNSTFPESGVSSLIRAIQVLFDPQAQLQPINPRLLSRVEEVRSLIRDGYIPQVRAVLCNNGLHWNEAADILIKQAGFNNQVTWEYLNHDRLVSILQSTKPINDTLHLTGSAIIEDFNFSRVLIGRIHIKGIYSLMHRHGERLLDRNIRRYLGLQGNRVNEAIRDTLLSKESNNFYFYNNGITLVCEKFDYNALQRGDYQVNVENLQIINGGQTCMTIYKTLKDHMFEPPSDAYILLRLYQLPRDNDHLIRQITYATNSQNPVDLKDLRANDELQKRLEVDIEQLGYSYRRKRTDSTIKPVDITSGVAAEAVLSVWRQKPHQAKFFSREHFGKLYDHIFSEDLTGAQVIIATLIYRITENRRKRPKDNDPPFIRYASCFLAMQMGHYLLEDMKLVLEDLGHVHLNKAEMLIRERGEDYLERAIVAIDSALHKLYGTREVSLQQLAATFRRGDLIEQLLE; via the coding sequence ATGAATATTAACGCATCAATTATTGATCAGAGGCTTTCTGCAGTTTCTGCATCTATTGCGCAACGAGCACAGGATGAATTATCGATCACCGATCCTACTCGATTAAAATCCCTTGCCTTTGTCCACCTCTCTGTACAAACTCTACTGGACATTTCCCCTGATGAGGCATTTGACTGTCTCACTGAAGGCACACAGGATTTCGGAGTTGATGCCATGCAGATTTCAGAAGAGTTCGATGGGGAATTCGTAGTAACTCTTTTTCAGGGAAAGTATAAACATAAGAATCTTGATGGGAACTCAACATTTCCTGAGAGTGGAGTTAGCTCATTGATTCGTGCCATACAGGTTCTCTTCGATCCACAAGCCCAACTTCAGCCAATTAATCCCCGTCTTCTCTCCCGTGTAGAAGAGGTTCGCTCTCTGATTCGTGATGGATATATACCTCAGGTCAGAGCAGTACTATGCAATAACGGCCTGCACTGGAATGAAGCAGCAGACATTCTGATCAAACAGGCAGGTTTTAACAATCAAGTTACATGGGAGTATCTCAACCATGATCGTCTGGTTTCAATTCTTCAATCAACAAAACCCATCAATGACACCCTTCATCTCACAGGTTCAGCAATAATCGAGGATTTCAACTTCAGCCGTGTTTTAATTGGAAGAATACATATTAAAGGAATATATTCTCTAATGCATAGACATGGAGAACGATTACTCGACAGAAATATCCGCCGCTATCTTGGACTGCAAGGTAACCGGGTAAATGAAGCGATTCGTGACACTCTTTTATCTAAGGAAAGTAATAATTTCTATTTCTATAACAATGGTATAACACTCGTTTGTGAGAAGTTTGATTATAACGCTTTACAGCGAGGGGATTATCAGGTGAATGTTGAAAATCTTCAGATAATCAATGGTGGACAAACCTGTATGACAATATACAAAACACTCAAAGACCATATGTTCGAGCCACCCTCAGATGCATATATACTTCTTCGCCTCTACCAACTTCCTCGTGACAATGATCATCTCATTCGGCAGATAACCTATGCAACAAACAGCCAGAATCCTGTTGATCTCAAGGATCTCCGGGCAAATGACGAACTCCAGAAACGCCTTGAGGTCGATATCGAACAACTCGGTTATTCATATCGGAGAAAAAGAACTGATTCAACGATTAAACCCGTAGATATCACCTCAGGAGTTGCAGCAGAAGCGGTTTTATCGGTCTGGAGGCAGAAGCCACATCAGGCAAAATTCTTCTCCCGAGAACATTTTGGGAAGCTTTATGACCATATTTTCTCAGAAGATCTGACCGGAGCTCAGGTTATCATTGCAACCCTCATATATCGAATAACTGAGAATCGTCGTAAAAGACCAAAAGATAATGATCCACCATTTATAAGATATGCATCCTGTTTTCTTGCAATGCAGATGGGACACTACCTTCTTGAGGATATGAAACTGGTCCTTGAAGATCTTGGTCATGTACATCTAAATAAAGCTGAGATGCTCATCAGGGAAAGAGGAGAGGACTATCTTGAACGTGCTATAGTAGCTATTGATTCTGCACTACACAAGCTGTACGGAACACGGGAAGTTTCACTCCAGCAGTTGGCAGCAACGTTTAGACGTGGAGATTTGATCGAACAGCTTCTGGAATAG
- a CDS encoding DNA adenine methylase, with amino-acid sequence MPRPKRTPGQAHPFLKWAGGKTQLLPDLISRLPPGIASGEITRYVEPFIGGGALFFALHEHHTIQESYLSDVNCELTLCYSVIQKDTEALIERLDHLKSAYYQCDEEERKAFYYEIRDSFNRQLSEISFEGYNPDWITRAAWIIFLNRTCFNGLFRVNRSGGFNVPFGKYKNPDILNAENLRNVAKLLAGTTIRQGDFTGCRDVVDEKTFVYFDPPYRPLNEKTAVFTSYAKDGFDEADQIRLAEFFRELDRKGAKVMLSNSDPKNTDPDDCFFDDLYSGFTIERVPATRMINANGAGRGAINELIITNYRSSER; translated from the coding sequence ATGCCACGACCAAAACGAACCCCCGGACAGGCCCACCCGTTCCTCAAATGGGCGGGCGGCAAAACGCAGCTTCTGCCCGACCTCATCTCCCGCCTCCCGCCAGGGATTGCCAGCGGGGAGATCACCAGATATGTCGAGCCGTTCATCGGGGGAGGGGCGCTCTTCTTTGCCCTGCATGAGCATCACACTATACAAGAGTCGTATCTCTCTGACGTCAACTGCGAGCTCACCCTCTGTTATTCCGTCATCCAGAAGGATACAGAGGCGCTGATCGAGAGACTGGATCACCTGAAATCGGCGTATTACCAGTGTGACGAGGAGGAGAGGAAAGCCTTCTATTACGAGATCCGTGACAGCTTCAACAGGCAGCTCTCCGAAATATCGTTTGAAGGATACAACCCGGACTGGATCACCCGTGCGGCCTGGATCATCTTCCTGAACCGGACCTGTTTCAACGGACTCTTCCGGGTGAACCGGAGTGGCGGGTTCAATGTTCCCTTTGGAAAGTACAAAAACCCCGATATCCTGAATGCAGAGAACCTGCGCAATGTCGCAAAACTCCTTGCGGGGACGACCATCAGGCAGGGGGACTTCACGGGCTGCCGGGATGTCGTGGATGAGAAGACGTTTGTCTATTTCGATCCCCCCTACCGCCCCCTCAACGAGAAGACCGCCGTCTTCACCTCATATGCAAAGGACGGGTTTGACGAAGCGGACCAGATCCGGCTCGCCGAATTCTTCCGGGAGCTTGACCGGAAGGGAGCAAAAGTCATGCTCTCCAACTCGGATCCCAAAAACACCGATCCCGATGACTGCTTCTTTGATGATCTCTACTCCGGCTTCACCATCGAACGGGTGCCTGCAACACGGATGATCAATGCAAATGGTGCGGGAAGAGGGGCGATCAACGAGCTGATCATCACGAATTACCGGTCATCGGAGAGGTAA
- a CDS encoding S8 family serine peptidase has product MKEQPPSMKAASDIVLFAVASEEDLVYSLKSMGAEEVTPLWSVNALATTLTPEQQQQVAARDDVARVVRDRIITLDRAPDPGTMKGMTRFFTPFSSTVDSIDPSGHVTEDIAWGVSWIEAPAVWSNGINGTGVTVAVVDTGIDPNHPDLAGKIVGWADLVNGLEDPYDDNGHGTHCAGTIAGTGVGGTLTGVAPGADLIGIKVFNQYGSAHMSTVIQGFETALQLGADVISFSGGSLEYDLHTWSGSLNSTGEMDIPFHINIEGDGFDPSFILLRADTRSDEDLTITMKKPDGSVYPGVSFGGNVFFLPSDIVTLKYIGDEPLADGEWTLHLTGTPVNESNLVWHSGRGNNLNNTLHQRFNLTDQIDTLDSLTFEFYTIYEIEDDWDYGFVEVWSDEEDQWVQVLQFTGVGEGNYSADLMEYINRTTEDQAFLDLRLRYETDDSVVEQGWYIDWMAIPEIGFYDDASEDLGWIADPEDGWTRNQEERPVSVEWIIFYADNGSSLPSQVANEIVVGGGTTFVASAGNKGASGLRTIGGPAAAEKVIAVGATDRSADYIAEYSSRGPSGWGEGMRIKPDVVAPGSYILSASTRDGELYRTLSGTSMACPHVSGIVALLLQVNPDLTPDEIRSILTTTAVDLGDDGPDVTYGHGRVSAWAAVNAVVPLDPPVYEGPRLHAGFGYEILKIGEPNTITAISWDGMPSSGEPVHFVIWNEEVEYLNTTVLTDASGMATASFVPDISGYLYQVTDAHGNSVSGRITAEALDPVRTLLIDTPEKVYEAVADSVIPISYTIVNPETMEPYSGDLRVVIRHDDEEYINEVLTPVNGMIQLGIDGSTITSRQGVIEISPVADESQVLSAGRLELYDSDHTIRVMSPGITRAVSGGNATLLVKEYSFLNAIPAQDGVRELLVIWISEAEVQSLSTKFPDEMARIMSGDNRRTMPKYHELSAEIESMDLDITVVPFELRNGIGKVDLPVPAGAYMGVALYGESGTYIVVDLWPFLYHGIAPSSEPARFLSLSAEWQGSYSPELRSIVPGERVHVTCYLEDPLTGLPVQGQVYLYTADQSAVVMTGSDGYGYATLPVSIRFEDAWKKNEIQIVGLSGDSYDYASVYPPYERVILSGAYTNQESGGLLTSSVSILGPEETTWPAILEVSRQDIYSHSGLRIEYLAQSATLLSEHITGSSGYMADLPHGSYQTTVSLKDYFYRGAYSQGNWWSYYKVIGATPLVVETPPPERITRAGTVDVRVRMTDGEAGVPVYLTYSSVNPYIVSDVDQFSDYGGVDIKTTRADGTATLRMNVPEDGHIWWEIGAGTPERVFTTLSGYSFQQTPAPPKPSDGSGGHDNTAVASGVLSGVGTVLTYSGLPIRSIAFTTDADLATALITVYQISFLPDGTPQPGPEVYRYLMITPSRNTKEHIPEGAEITFHIPVGYLTANGMKMTDVALMHFVDGTWVQLPTVFIGMDGDMAQYRATTPGFSIFAIVLEKNGAVVAIPDPTPVPVESTEPRNGTESIEIEPGIEGEQIGVETTQLPSAEVPEPTPAPIMYAPFGLVAAALLVFAYRRRE; this is encoded by the coding sequence ATGAAGGAGCAGCCCCCTTCAATGAAGGCAGCATCAGACATCGTTCTATTTGCAGTCGCATCAGAAGAAGATCTCGTTTATTCTCTCAAAAGCATGGGCGCTGAAGAGGTGACCCCACTCTGGTCTGTGAATGCACTGGCAACGACTCTTACCCCGGAACAACAGCAGCAGGTTGCTGCACGGGATGATGTTGCACGAGTGGTACGGGATAGAATCATCACACTTGATCGGGCACCTGACCCCGGGACGATGAAAGGGATGACGCGGTTTTTTACACCATTCTCGAGTACGGTTGATTCGATAGATCCCTCTGGCCATGTTACAGAGGATATTGCATGGGGTGTCTCCTGGATCGAAGCGCCAGCAGTCTGGTCAAATGGGATTAATGGTACCGGGGTGACGGTGGCTGTTGTAGATACCGGTATTGATCCAAACCACCCGGATCTTGCCGGGAAGATCGTCGGCTGGGCCGATCTCGTCAACGGGCTGGAAGATCCCTATGATGACAACGGGCACGGCACTCATTGTGCCGGGACGATTGCCGGTACTGGTGTCGGGGGTACACTCACCGGGGTTGCGCCGGGGGCAGATCTGATCGGCATCAAGGTATTCAATCAGTACGGGTCAGCGCACATGTCCACCGTCATTCAAGGATTTGAAACCGCTCTTCAGCTTGGTGCCGATGTTATCTCGTTCAGCGGCGGATCGCTAGAGTATGACCTTCATACGTGGTCTGGTTCCCTCAACAGCACGGGTGAGATGGACATACCCTTCCATATAAATATTGAAGGGGACGGTTTCGATCCCTCATTTATTCTGCTAAGGGCAGATACGCGATCGGATGAAGATCTCACAATCACCATGAAAAAACCGGATGGATCCGTCTATCCTGGTGTCAGTTTTGGCGGGAATGTTTTCTTCCTGCCTTCTGACATAGTAACGCTCAAATACATTGGAGATGAGCCGTTAGCAGACGGTGAATGGACCCTGCATCTTACCGGTACCCCTGTCAACGAGAGCAATCTGGTCTGGCATTCGGGGAGAGGCAATAATCTCAATAACACTCTCCACCAGAGGTTCAACCTGACCGATCAGATAGATACCCTGGACAGTCTTACGTTTGAGTTCTACACCATATATGAGATCGAGGATGACTGGGACTATGGTTTTGTCGAGGTCTGGTCAGATGAAGAGGATCAGTGGGTTCAGGTACTCCAATTTACCGGTGTTGGTGAGGGGAACTACTCTGCCGATCTGATGGAGTACATTAACCGTACCACCGAAGATCAGGCATTCCTGGATCTCAGGCTCCGATATGAGACCGATGATTCAGTTGTGGAGCAGGGATGGTATATCGACTGGATGGCAATCCCGGAGATTGGCTTTTATGATGATGCTTCAGAAGATCTCGGGTGGATAGCTGATCCGGAAGATGGGTGGACCCGGAATCAGGAGGAGCGACCAGTATCGGTCGAATGGATCATCTTCTATGCTGATAATGGTTCCAGTCTTCCTTCCCAAGTAGCGAATGAGATTGTTGTTGGTGGTGGAACCACATTTGTAGCGTCTGCAGGGAACAAGGGGGCGTCTGGCCTTCGGACAATCGGTGGTCCGGCGGCTGCTGAAAAAGTGATTGCTGTTGGCGCGACAGATCGTTCAGCAGATTATATTGCCGAATACAGCAGTCGGGGCCCCTCAGGCTGGGGTGAGGGCATGCGGATTAAACCTGACGTTGTTGCACCAGGATCATATATCCTTTCTGCCTCCACACGGGACGGCGAATTGTATAGGACGTTGTCGGGGACCTCCATGGCGTGTCCACATGTTTCGGGGATTGTGGCGTTGTTGCTTCAGGTGAACCCTGATCTTACCCCCGATGAGATCCGATCCATCCTGACGACGACAGCCGTTGATCTCGGTGATGACGGCCCTGATGTGACGTATGGGCACGGCCGGGTGAGTGCATGGGCAGCAGTGAATGCGGTTGTTCCGCTTGATCCCCCTGTCTATGAAGGCCCACGTCTTCATGCCGGGTTTGGGTATGAAATCCTGAAGATTGGTGAGCCCAATACCATCACAGCAATCTCATGGGATGGTATGCCCTCTTCCGGGGAACCGGTTCACTTCGTTATCTGGAATGAGGAAGTGGAGTATCTCAACACAACCGTTCTGACAGATGCCTCAGGTATGGCGACAGCGTCGTTTGTTCCGGATATTTCAGGATATCTGTACCAGGTGACTGATGCCCATGGCAACTCAGTCTCCGGACGGATAACTGCTGAAGCATTGGATCCCGTTCGGACCCTCCTGATCGATACGCCAGAGAAGGTATACGAGGCAGTAGCAGATTCGGTTATTCCGATCAGCTATACCATCGTCAATCCAGAGACTATGGAACCCTATTCTGGTGATCTGCGGGTTGTTATTCGCCACGATGATGAGGAGTATATAAATGAGGTTCTCACTCCGGTCAATGGAATGATTCAGCTTGGTATCGATGGATCAACCATCACCTCACGCCAGGGCGTAATCGAGATATCACCAGTTGCTGACGAATCCCAGGTTCTCTCTGCAGGTCGCCTTGAGCTCTATGACTCTGATCACACCATCAGGGTGATGAGCCCTGGTATAACAAGAGCAGTTTCAGGGGGCAATGCAACGCTTCTTGTGAAAGAATATTCCTTCCTGAATGCCATACCAGCTCAGGACGGGGTTCGCGAGCTTCTGGTTATCTGGATTTCTGAAGCAGAGGTCCAGTCCCTCTCGACCAAGTTCCCAGACGAGATGGCCCGGATTATGAGTGGTGACAACAGACGGACGATGCCAAAATATCATGAGCTCAGTGCTGAGATTGAGAGTATGGACCTGGATATCACCGTTGTTCCTTTTGAGCTGAGGAATGGTATCGGAAAGGTAGATCTGCCGGTACCTGCTGGTGCATATATGGGGGTTGCCCTGTATGGTGAGAGTGGTACATACATCGTCGTCGATCTCTGGCCATTTTTATATCATGGGATCGCTCCCTCCTCCGAACCAGCCCGCTTCCTCTCTCTCAGTGCTGAATGGCAGGGGAGTTACTCACCAGAGCTGCGGAGTATCGTCCCCGGAGAACGGGTGCATGTCACCTGTTATCTTGAGGACCCACTGACAGGTTTGCCGGTACAGGGGCAGGTGTACCTGTATACCGCTGATCAGTCTGCTGTTGTGATGACCGGGTCTGATGGGTACGGGTATGCGACGCTCCCGGTCTCGATCCGGTTTGAGGATGCATGGAAGAAGAATGAAATCCAGATCGTCGGGCTTTCGGGAGACTCCTATGACTATGCATCTGTATATCCCCCGTATGAACGTGTGATCTTAAGCGGTGCGTATACCAACCAGGAATCGGGAGGACTCCTGACGAGCAGTGTCTCGATTCTTGGGCCGGAAGAGACAACATGGCCTGCAATCCTGGAAGTTTCACGGCAGGATATTTACAGTCATAGTGGTCTCCGAATCGAGTATCTGGCACAATCAGCCACTCTTCTCTCGGAGCATATCACCGGCTCATCCGGATATATGGCTGATCTGCCACATGGCTCCTATCAGACCACTGTTAGTCTGAAGGATTACTTCTACCGAGGGGCATACAGTCAGGGGAACTGGTGGTCATACTACAAGGTGATTGGCGCGACTCCGCTCGTTGTTGAGACTCCACCTCCTGAGCGTATCACACGTGCAGGTACGGTAGATGTGCGGGTCAGAATGACCGATGGAGAAGCGGGTGTTCCCGTCTACCTGACCTATTCCAGTGTTAATCCCTATATCGTATCCGACGTCGATCAATTCTCAGATTACGGGGGTGTGGATATCAAAACCACCAGGGCAGACGGGACCGCGACGCTCAGGATGAATGTTCCTGAAGATGGCCACATCTGGTGGGAGATCGGAGCAGGAACGCCTGAACGTGTCTTCACAACACTCTCCGGGTATTCATTCCAGCAGACTCCGGCTCCACCAAAACCCTCTGATGGCTCAGGCGGTCATGATAATACTGCTGTTGCCTCAGGTGTTCTGTCAGGTGTTGGCACAGTCCTGACATACTCCGGTCTTCCGATCAGATCGATTGCGTTTACGACCGATGCAGATCTCGCTACTGCGCTCATCACCGTTTATCAGATCAGCTTCCTTCCGGATGGCACCCCTCAGCCGGGGCCGGAAGTATACAGGTATCTGATGATCACCCCGAGCCGCAATACGAAAGAGCATATCCCGGAGGGGGCAGAGATTACATTCCATATCCCTGTCGGCTATCTGACCGCAAACGGGATGAAGATGACCGATGTTGCACTGATGCATTTTGTTGATGGCACCTGGGTACAACTGCCGACGGTCTTCATCGGTATGGACGGGGATATGGCACAATACAGGGCGACCACACCCGGTTTTTCGATCTTTGCCATCGTGCTTGAGAAGAATGGGGCTGTAGTCGCTATCCCTGACCCAACACCGGTTCCTGTGGAGAGTACAGAGCCGCGGAATGGAACCGAAAGCATTGAGATAGAGCCCGGCATTGAGGGTGAGCAGATTGGTGTTGAGACGACACAACTGCCATCCGCAGAGGTGCCTGAGCCAACCCCGGCGCCAATCATGTATGCTCCGTTTGGTCTGGTTGCTGCCGCCCTTCTTGTCTTTGCATACAGGCGGCGGGAGTGA
- a CDS encoding cation transporter, translated as MVTTTKREEEREERVQRISELDKKEKHALLFGAAANFIMAAVAWIAYYYSNSEAVFLDGNYSFIIFLGILVALKISVVKTHTTETFPHGKFFYESLYSFIKGLMILGILLMSMATALIRIAMFFTGRKEEIPMLIFEPILYYAVVCTVLSYGLVYFYRKQNLSIGNMSILLRTEQKSSFVDGTLSLGVVVIAIFLIMGGAERGGDFVLYLADSIFVLILSSLLISEAVSIIREAIIEMAGGTLQDKDKRKLFEDVIYSTMPKDLIIQDIFISKNGSHYSIMIYITTNEPGYLRKDIIDTRNEIVRILQKDHPHLSLKMIPEGKIILV; from the coding sequence ATGGTTACTACAACAAAACGAGAAGAAGAGCGAGAAGAAAGAGTTCAAAGAATATCTGAATTAGATAAAAAGGAAAAACATGCTTTGCTTTTTGGGGCAGCAGCCAACTTCATCATGGCCGCAGTTGCATGGATTGCGTACTATTATTCTAATTCTGAGGCAGTTTTTTTAGATGGAAATTATAGCTTTATCATATTTCTGGGTATATTAGTGGCACTGAAAATTTCAGTAGTAAAGACTCATACAACTGAAACATTTCCACATGGAAAGTTTTTCTACGAATCACTCTACAGCTTCATTAAAGGCTTGATGATACTCGGAATTCTGTTAATGTCCATGGCGACTGCTCTCATCCGTATTGCCATGTTCTTCACAGGCCGCAAAGAAGAAATTCCTATGCTTATATTTGAGCCAATTCTCTATTACGCCGTGGTTTGCACCGTTCTTAGTTATGGTCTTGTTTATTTTTACAGGAAACAAAACCTGTCAATTGGCAATATGAGTATACTTTTACGCACAGAGCAAAAGTCTTCTTTCGTTGACGGAACTTTGTCTCTGGGCGTTGTTGTAATAGCCATATTCTTAATAATGGGAGGAGCAGAACGTGGCGGCGATTTTGTTCTGTATTTAGCAGATTCAATATTTGTACTGATTCTTTCATCTCTGCTGATTAGCGAGGCTGTTTCAATTATCAGGGAGGCAATAATCGAGATGGCTGGTGGGACTTTGCAGGATAAAGATAAACGCAAATTGTTTGAAGATGTCATTTATTCAACTATGCCAAAAGACCTGATAATTCAGGATATATTCATAAGTAAAAATGGCAGTCACTATAGTATTATGATATATATTACAACCAATGAGCCTGGTTATCTCAGGAAAGATATTATTGACACGAGAAATGAAATTGTTCGTATCCTACAAAAAGATCATCCCCATCTGTCACTGAAAATGATTCCTGAAGGTAAAATAATTTTAGTATAG